In Silene latifolia isolate original U9 population chromosome X, ASM4854445v1, whole genome shotgun sequence, the following proteins share a genomic window:
- the LOC141620235 gene encoding uncharacterized protein LOC141620235, translating to MKRRGRGVQSVNLSRECSAILIQKHPCKLEDPGNFSIPCSIQGVKIKRALCDLGDSVSLMPLYLFKKLHLEDLKPSKISIQLADRLVNYTLGVIEDVPLKVAKLVILWDFFVMDMPEDNHVPIILGRPCLAMGGAMIDVKSGKLSLQVGEDKVEFELTKSMEAPFLGDTCCIVDILENPMEEHDPQDTCMDPLETCHVNPRVNAT from the coding sequence ATGAAGAGAAGGGGTAGAGGAGTACAATCCGTTAACCTCTCTAGAGAATGTAGCGCAATCCTCATTCAAAAACATCCTTGCAAACTTGAAGACCCGGGAAACTTTTCTATTCCCTGTTCCATCCAAGGGGTGAAGATAAAGAGAGCTTTGTGTGACTTGGGAGATAGCGTTAGCTTAATGCCGCTTTACTTGTTTAAGAAGCTACACTTAGAAGATTTGAAGCCTTCAAAGATCTCTATACAACTAGCCGATCGCTTAGTTAATTATACCTTAGGTGTGATTGAAGATGTTCCTTTGAAAGTTGCAAAACTTGTGATCCTGTGGGACTTCTTTGTCATGGACATGCCCGAAGATAACCATGTGCCAATCATTTTGGGCAGGCCTTGCTTGGCCATGGGAGGTGCTATGATAGATGTCAAGAGTGGCAAGCTCTCTTTACAGGTGGGTGAAGATAAGGTGGAGTTTGAACTCACCAAGTCCATGGAAGCTCCATTTTTGGGGGACACGTGTTGTATAGTAGATATACTAGAGAATCCCATGGAGGAGCATGACCCACAAGACACCTGTATGGATCCTTTGGAGACTTGTCATGTGAACCCCCGTGTTAACGCCACATAA